A single Alteribacter lacisalsi DNA region contains:
- a CDS encoding Fur-regulated basic protein FbpA yields MASAKKDNLISECLALGIYKFKDGRQLYEVAVEELIELLSDYGIKKDHSTFSI; encoded by the coding sequence ATGGCAAGCGCAAAGAAAGACAATCTCATCAGTGAATGCCTGGCCCTTGGAATCTACAAGTTTAAGGACGGTCGTCAGCTATACGAGGTCGCTGTCGAGGAACTGATTGAACTACTGTCAGACTACGGAATAAAAAAAGACCACTCAACTTTCTCTATATAG
- a CDS encoding STAS domain-containing protein — protein sequence MSTIQTKELDGAVFRWEEAKGVFRFEGDDAILFWLNSAFKTFLDTLEEVSGKEAADVVLETTGYRMGIIVGEYFFHSGQEPEMVLAHLPDTYAAAGWGRFEVTEMNSDEAVAVVRMKNSWEYRVNKLQDKDNGGTFIPGHFAGLFSGIFNKNIWYEVKSSQAEGEAYCEFVFSPSDVTVTQNIHQLARGREQREIADLEKKVQQRTEELSEKIKAISSPIIPVLDQVVVIPLLGHYDEMRSKELLEKTVNEITSYKASYLLLDLTGLKKEISEYGLSMIMQLTSATHLLGIETVLVGISPSLSMKMAKLNQIVGDVRCFSTLQHGITYALKKEGLSIC from the coding sequence ATGTCTACTATACAAACAAAAGAATTGGACGGTGCTGTGTTCCGCTGGGAGGAAGCAAAAGGTGTTTTCCGGTTTGAAGGGGACGATGCGATTCTGTTCTGGCTGAATTCCGCATTCAAAACCTTTCTTGATACTCTGGAGGAGGTCTCAGGAAAAGAAGCTGCCGACGTTGTGCTTGAAACAACCGGGTACCGGATGGGAATTATCGTCGGGGAGTATTTTTTTCACTCCGGTCAGGAACCGGAGATGGTGCTTGCTCACCTGCCTGATACATACGCTGCGGCAGGGTGGGGAAGGTTTGAAGTGACGGAAATGAACAGCGATGAGGCGGTCGCTGTGGTGAGGATGAAAAACAGCTGGGAGTACAGAGTGAATAAACTTCAGGATAAAGACAACGGTGGAACGTTTATACCAGGACATTTTGCGGGACTTTTCAGCGGTATCTTCAATAAAAACATCTGGTATGAAGTGAAAAGCAGTCAGGCCGAAGGGGAAGCCTATTGTGAATTTGTTTTTTCCCCCTCGGATGTGACGGTAACTCAGAACATTCATCAACTGGCGAGAGGCAGGGAGCAGAGGGAAATTGCAGACCTGGAAAAAAAGGTTCAGCAGAGAACGGAGGAACTTTCCGAAAAGATCAAGGCTATAAGTTCGCCGATTATCCCTGTACTGGACCAGGTCGTCGTCATTCCCCTTCTCGGTCATTATGATGAAATGCGTTCAAAGGAGCTTCTGGAAAAGACCGTGAATGAGATTACCTCTTATAAAGCAAGCTATCTCCTTCTTGATCTAACCGGGCTGAAGAAAGAGATCAGCGAATACGGTCTCTCCATGATCATGCAGCTTACCTCTGCCACACATCTTCTTGGGATTGAAACCGTCCTTGTCGGCATTTCACCTTCACTCAGTATGAAGATGGCAAAACTGAATCAGATTGTTGGAGATGTAAGGTGCTTTTCCACACTCCAGCACGGGATCACATATGCACTGAAAAAAGAAGGCTTGAGTATCTGCTGA
- the secY gene encoding preprotein translocase subunit SecY, giving the protein MFGSFRNIFRVGDLRNKIIFTLLMLVVFRIGAHIPAPGVNSDVLNFEGMAALGFLNTFGGGALENFSIFATGIMPYITASIIVQLLRMDVVPKFAEWGKEGESGRKKLAQVTRYGTIGIAFVQALGMSIGFNNLMPGLVPDPSILTYLLIALTLTAGTAFLMWLGEHITLKGVGNGISILIFAGIAAAIPGGVNQLYATYIQGAGEQLFLNIAIIGLLLVAILALVVGVIYVVQALRKIPVQYAKKMAAGGRPTGGQSTHLPLKVNSAGVIPVIFAMSLFIFPPTIANFFGPDNGAAAWVVQNFDQTQPVGFVVFALLIIGFTYFYTFVQVNPEQMADNLKRQGGYIPGIRPGKATEKYITRVLYRLTFVGALFLAAVSVVPVFFTVGLGLPSAVHIGGTGLLIVVAVALDTMKRIESQLIDRKYTGFLKKTS; this is encoded by the coding sequence ATGTTTGGTTCATTTCGTAACATTTTTCGTGTGGGGGATCTTCGCAACAAGATTATTTTCACATTATTGATGCTCGTTGTTTTCAGAATCGGAGCCCATATTCCGGCGCCGGGTGTAAACTCGGACGTGCTGAATTTTGAAGGTATGGCTGCGCTCGGCTTCCTGAACACTTTTGGAGGCGGTGCCCTGGAGAACTTCTCGATTTTTGCCACGGGAATCATGCCTTACATTACAGCTTCCATTATTGTTCAGCTTCTTCGTATGGACGTGGTGCCGAAGTTTGCTGAATGGGGTAAAGAAGGGGAATCCGGCCGTAAAAAGCTTGCGCAGGTTACCCGTTACGGAACAATCGGAATTGCGTTTGTTCAGGCACTTGGAATGAGTATCGGGTTTAACAACCTCATGCCTGGACTCGTACCTGATCCCAGCATTCTTACGTATCTGCTGATCGCGCTGACACTCACTGCCGGAACGGCATTTCTGATGTGGCTCGGCGAGCATATCACACTTAAGGGTGTAGGAAACGGGATTTCTATCCTGATTTTTGCTGGTATTGCCGCTGCTATTCCAGGTGGTGTGAACCAGCTGTATGCTACTTATATTCAGGGAGCAGGCGAACAGCTCTTCCTTAATATCGCGATTATCGGCCTTCTGCTCGTTGCTATTCTTGCTCTTGTGGTCGGCGTCATTTACGTTGTACAGGCGCTTCGTAAAATTCCTGTACAGTATGCCAAGAAGATGGCTGCCGGAGGACGTCCGACAGGCGGACAGTCGACTCACCTGCCGCTGAAAGTAAACTCTGCCGGTGTTATACCGGTGATCTTCGCCATGTCGCTCTTCATTTTCCCGCCGACGATTGCGAATTTCTTCGGTCCGGATAATGGTGCAGCAGCCTGGGTCGTACAGAATTTTGATCAGACACAGCCGGTCGGCTTCGTTGTCTTCGCCCTGCTCATTATCGGGTTTACGTACTTCTATACATTTGTTCAGGTCAATCCCGAACAGATGGCAGACAACCTGAAGCGTCAGGGCGGCTACATTCCAGGCATCCGTCCAGGAAAAGCGACCGAGAAGTATATTACACGTGTGCTTTACCGACTTACATTTGTAGGAGCACTTTTCCTTGCAGCTGTATCTGTTGTACCGGTATTTTTCACGGTCGGACTCGGTCTTCCGTCAGCAGTTCATATCGGCGGAACAGGTCTTCTCATTGTTGTAGCAGTTGCGCTTGATACGATGAAACGGATTGAGAGCCAGCTGATTGACCGTAAGTACACAGGCTTCCTTAAGAAAACTTCATAA
- a CDS encoding SDR family oxidoreductase produces MTYTDKTIVITGAANGIGAVLARGYAEEGASVVLADTDAQNGENNAAGIRENNGKAQFIQTDVSREEEVINLMKKAEEQFGTIDLLINNAGKSVFRDPFDFSAADWDDVLGSNLKSVFLCTKEAAGYMKKHGMGGSVVNIASTRALMSEPHSEAYAASKGGIIGLTHAFAASLAEDRIRVNAVSPGWIHTGDREKLRDIDHEQHPSGRVGTPGDILRVCLFLTDPDNDFVNGENIVVDGGMTRKMIYEH; encoded by the coding sequence ATGACTTACACAGACAAAACGATCGTCATCACCGGAGCAGCAAACGGAATCGGGGCTGTCCTTGCAAGAGGATACGCGGAGGAGGGAGCCAGTGTAGTTCTGGCCGATACCGATGCACAGAATGGTGAAAACAATGCAGCCGGGATACGCGAAAATAATGGCAAAGCCCAGTTCATTCAGACTGATGTGAGCCGCGAGGAAGAGGTCATAAACCTGATGAAAAAAGCCGAGGAGCAGTTCGGTACGATAGACCTCCTCATTAATAACGCCGGAAAGTCCGTATTCCGTGACCCTTTTGATTTTTCCGCAGCAGATTGGGATGATGTACTCGGCTCAAATTTGAAAAGCGTGTTTCTATGCACGAAAGAAGCAGCTGGATATATGAAGAAACACGGTATGGGAGGGTCAGTCGTGAATATCGCGTCTACAAGAGCGCTCATGAGTGAACCCCATTCCGAAGCCTATGCCGCATCAAAAGGCGGCATTATCGGGCTGACTCATGCCTTTGCGGCCTCGCTTGCGGAAGACAGGATCCGGGTGAACGCTGTTTCTCCGGGGTGGATCCATACAGGAGATCGGGAAAAGCTGCGGGATATTGATCACGAACAGCATCCTTCCGGAAGAGTTGGAACACCGGGGGATATCCTGCGTGTATGTCTTTTTCTAACCGATCCTGATAATGATTTTGTAAATGGGGAAAATATAGTCGTTGATGGCGGAATGACGAGGAAAATGATCTACGAACATTAA
- a CDS encoding UDP-glucose dehydrogenase family protein, with the protein MKAAVVGTGYVGLVTGVVLARLGHQVTCIDKDPEKVAKLAGGIPTIHEEGLGPMLSACIDEGRLTFTTAYDEGCPQADVVFIAVGTPEDSEGKANLTFVRAAAESIGDVISGRTVVVTKSTVPPGTNRKVKQWVADKAPAGTDIAVVSNPEFLRQGSAVYDTFHADRLIIGAEDIRAGDLVEKLFAPLEVPVLRTDLESAELIKYASNTFLAMKISFINEMAQIADRIGADVTKVAKGMGMDRRISPDFLKAGIGYGGSCFPKDTKALTRIAEEAGYEFTYGKATDHVNDQQKNLLVEKALFRFGSLKDMNITLLGLSFKPGTDDMREAPSLSIIESLMEEGANVTVYDPVAAEKAAPLLPETVVTANDLKESLDGSDSVFLVTEWDEFKQMDLSMIASLCSQNILFDERNVFTEEDVKSAGIEYHSVGRRSVYPEEVVKTAAYYDKVQGL; encoded by the coding sequence ATGAAGGCAGCAGTAGTAGGGACGGGCTATGTTGGTCTTGTAACAGGCGTCGTACTGGCGCGGCTCGGTCATCAGGTGACCTGTATCGATAAAGACCCTGAAAAAGTTGCGAAACTTGCAGGGGGAATACCAACCATTCATGAAGAGGGGCTCGGTCCTATGTTGTCGGCCTGCATTGATGAAGGCAGACTGACCTTTACAACAGCTTACGACGAGGGGTGCCCGCAGGCCGATGTTGTTTTTATCGCAGTAGGAACGCCTGAGGACAGCGAGGGAAAAGCGAATCTGACGTTTGTTAGAGCGGCAGCTGAAAGTATCGGAGATGTTATCTCAGGGCGAACGGTGGTAGTAACGAAAAGTACCGTACCGCCAGGGACAAACAGGAAAGTAAAGCAGTGGGTGGCAGACAAAGCCCCTGCAGGGACAGACATTGCGGTTGTATCCAATCCGGAATTTCTCCGGCAGGGATCGGCTGTTTATGATACCTTTCATGCTGACAGGCTGATAATCGGGGCAGAGGACATTCGTGCAGGTGATCTTGTGGAAAAGCTGTTCGCACCACTCGAAGTTCCTGTTCTCCGTACAGATCTTGAAAGTGCTGAATTGATTAAATATGCATCCAACACCTTTCTTGCCATGAAAATCAGCTTCATTAATGAGATGGCTCAGATTGCTGACCGAATCGGTGCCGATGTTACTAAGGTGGCTAAAGGGATGGGTATGGATAGACGGATCAGCCCTGACTTTCTGAAAGCCGGAATCGGCTATGGCGGTTCGTGTTTTCCAAAGGATACAAAAGCACTTACCCGTATTGCAGAAGAGGCGGGCTATGAATTTACTTATGGAAAGGCAACGGATCATGTGAACGATCAGCAGAAAAATCTGCTTGTTGAAAAAGCCCTGTTTCGTTTCGGCAGCCTTAAGGATATGAACATCACATTGCTGGGTCTAAGCTTTAAACCGGGAACAGATGACATGCGCGAAGCTCCTTCCCTGAGTATTATTGAGAGCCTTATGGAAGAAGGCGCGAACGTGACGGTTTATGATCCTGTAGCTGCAGAAAAAGCTGCTCCGCTGCTCCCTGAAACCGTAGTGACCGCCAATGATCTGAAAGAGTCTCTTGATGGAAGTGACAGTGTATTTCTCGTAACGGAATGGGATGAATTCAAACAGATGGATCTGAGCATGATTGCATCTCTCTGCTCTCAGAACATTCTCTTTGATGAAAGAAACGTCTTCACTGAAGAAGATGTAAAAAGTGCAGGGATTGAATATCACTCTGTCGGCAGGCGTTCTGTTTACCCGGAAGAAGTCGTAAAAACAGCAGCGTATTATGATAAAGTTCAAGGGTTATAG
- the galU gene encoding UTP--glucose-1-phosphate uridylyltransferase GalU has product MKVKKAIIPAAGLGTRFLPATKAQPKEMLPIVDKPAIQYIVEEAAASGIEDIIIVTGRGKRAIEDHFDKSYELEETLRMKEKLDLLEDVQGISDIANIHYIRQKEPKGLGHAISCARKFIGEEPFAVLLGDDIVQSSTPCLKQLNDVYDRFKTSVVGVQEVNGADVSKYGVVAPQSGEVQSGVLHIEDLVEKPSVEEAPSNLAIMGRYILRPEIFDILESIEPGAGNEIQLTDAIRMLNETQAVMACTFEGHRYDIGDKLGFIKATIDFAMLRDDLRDDVTEYIEVLKQRGVLT; this is encoded by the coding sequence TTGAAAGTAAAAAAAGCCATTATTCCTGCTGCAGGCCTTGGCACCCGTTTTCTGCCGGCAACAAAAGCTCAGCCGAAAGAGATGCTGCCAATCGTGGATAAGCCTGCCATTCAATATATCGTTGAAGAAGCAGCTGCTTCAGGAATCGAAGATATCATCATTGTAACGGGAAGAGGAAAAAGAGCTATTGAGGATCATTTTGATAAATCTTACGAACTGGAAGAAACGCTGAGAATGAAAGAAAAACTTGATCTGCTCGAGGACGTTCAGGGAATCAGTGATATTGCCAACATCCACTACATCAGACAGAAGGAGCCGAAAGGGCTTGGCCACGCGATAAGCTGTGCCCGGAAATTTATTGGGGAAGAGCCTTTTGCGGTGCTTCTAGGAGACGATATTGTGCAGAGCAGCACGCCATGTCTGAAGCAGCTTAACGATGTGTATGACCGGTTTAAAACATCAGTTGTGGGTGTACAGGAAGTAAACGGGGCTGACGTCTCAAAATACGGGGTCGTTGCCCCGCAGTCAGGTGAGGTTCAGAGCGGCGTGCTTCATATCGAAGATCTTGTAGAGAAGCCTTCGGTCGAGGAAGCGCCTTCTAATCTGGCGATTATGGGAAGGTATATTCTCCGCCCGGAGATTTTTGATATTCTCGAATCGATTGAACCTGGAGCGGGAAATGAGATCCAGCTGACTGATGCCATTCGCATGCTTAACGAGACCCAGGCCGTCATGGCATGTACGTTTGAAGGCCACCGCTATGATATCGGAGATAAACTCGGTTTTATAAAAGCGACGATCGATTTTGCCATGCTTCGTGATGACCTGCGTGATGATGTGACGGAATACATTGAAGTCTTAAAGCAAAGAGGGGTACTTACATGA
- a CDS encoding C40 family peptidase, with protein MKKVIMSVVLAGGLFVAPTMADASMSMWDRGSDVKELQTTLNEEGFNSGTADGVFGPITRGAVQAYQLNNGISSPSGNFYGVAGPSTLSSLGLGGSSSSPTVAGVSTGSASGVIGTARGYIGSPYQWGGTSASGFDCSGFVQTVYAQHGKQLPRSVSQMWSATSPVSNPQAGDLVFFETRTGPSHVGIYIGNNEFIHSGASTGVTVTSMNNSYWSNAYLGARR; from the coding sequence ATGAAAAAGGTCATCATGAGTGTAGTTCTTGCAGGAGGACTTTTCGTAGCACCAACAATGGCAGATGCATCAATGAGCATGTGGGATCGTGGAAGTGATGTTAAAGAACTTCAGACAACACTTAATGAAGAAGGGTTTAACAGCGGTACTGCTGACGGGGTATTTGGTCCAATTACTCGCGGAGCTGTACAGGCTTATCAGCTTAACAACGGTATCTCCAGCCCGTCAGGTAACTTCTACGGTGTAGCAGGTCCATCGACACTGAGCTCACTCGGTCTTGGCGGTTCATCTTCTTCACCAACTGTAGCAGGTGTGAGCACAGGAAGCGCATCTGGCGTAATCGGTACAGCTCGCGGATACATCGGATCACCATATCAGTGGGGCGGAACATCTGCATCTGGTTTTGACTGCAGCGGTTTTGTACAGACTGTTTACGCACAGCATGGTAAACAGCTTCCAAGATCCGTATCTCAAATGTGGAGTGCAACAAGCCCGGTTTCAAACCCGCAGGCTGGCGATCTCGTATTCTTTGAAACACGTACAGGTCCATCCCACGTGGGAATTTACATCGGGAACAATGAATTTATCCACTCCGGCGCATCTACAGGCGTAACAGTAACGAGCATGAACAACTCATACTGGAGCAACGCTTACCTCGGTGCACGCCGTTAA
- a CDS encoding 5'-nucleotidase C-terminal domain-containing protein: MRKQPGFKQMFALFLVFALVFQTLTGAIGVTTAQAEESSDLELKILHTNDIHSAIDPLGKAAAYINAEREAAEYSLYLDAGDIFSGNPVVDLEYGKPIVEVLNSMELDAMVIGNHEFDYGQENFALREEESDFPWISANMEVVDDSIAIEQPDPYIEFDLDGVTVGILGLTETPPSTAPAGIVGIDFHDPFATAAEYAHKADEVDVFVALTHHGYTEDRKLAEQVDFFDIIIGGHSHTRLTSPQVVNGTPIVQAGANGTDVGNLTISVDEDTREVTGVEGFLQGTSALTDVHEPTQEIIDYWNELMGEYLDYEIGYSNTGLSRAGRTVRDAPLGNFWTDAMREAGDADIALTNNGGIRADIGTGALTRRDIYTVEPFANQIMVFEMTGQAVYDVIEFSYSRRNSVDLQTSGLHYDIFTYDSGNFYDAEMTVDGEPLDMDATYRVSVADYIGTGGGGYSFEGEHVDDVGLMTDAMMDFAEQLTEAGEDIDYPSNEGRISISVSDEAPIEGEIIGETENGLSSVNNALGDSGLGNLYTDSVREKTDADAAILNASSIDGNIAPGPITDKMIEGLDGFGNEIVTVDTTGDRMKEVLLGQANYHGGVDVQVSGLKYELVEGDETSDRFDSINLFFEDGTPVEDEDVFHVGYNDFMHGQGFYNLGDENVNDDYGKVWESIVEYVENHEGPIDYVEGERISIDYKEGDGPGPGPVPGDALTVAEAIENQGQDAEVVGYIVGHITSTNNVNFTPPFANDFNFAMADSADETNLDNMLFVQVPASFRGNFGLSSNPENVGERVLVDGSLQAYFQRPGLQGATSFDFVGEEEDPYEPVSIAEAREIPNGEKVTVEGTVTSNPGGWGAYGFYLQDETAGIYVYHTDDEGVEKGDTVLLTGERDAFNGELQISNLENVEVTGTADVPAPLELTPSEVGVENESQLVKLSDVTIENLQAQGNFGTFEFDAVSGDESILIRVDNRTGLDYDSFAFENGDVVDVTGLSSRFHDTVQVKPRGEDDIVPAEEEEEEDNVRRIYGEDRYETSLALADEIENNSLDYVFLASGSNFADALAGGALNQSLNGTVLLVHPDEARVAAAMDKTAELLKADGEVIVLGGEAAVDAAIYEAFDAEFDVERVYGENRAQTSIEIANLVNPDADEVFVVSGADFADALSIVPFAAKTETPILLNWSSSVLSDDIHAYVTEQGISTVTVIGGPAAVPNDAVAELVNAGASVARVYGSNRYETSVAVKSTFFPNAEKTGIASGQTFPDALSAGRFALDHDMPILLTSRDSLPAAVEAHLDSSPVERAYIFGGPNAVSDEVKSYFE; the protein is encoded by the coding sequence ATGAGAAAACAACCAGGATTCAAACAGATGTTTGCTTTGTTTTTGGTTTTTGCCCTTGTCTTCCAGACGTTGACAGGTGCAATTGGGGTTACCACCGCTCAGGCGGAGGAAAGCAGTGATTTGGAACTGAAGATTTTACACACAAATGACATTCATTCAGCCATTGATCCGCTTGGAAAAGCCGCAGCTTACATAAACGCGGAACGAGAAGCGGCAGAATACAGTCTATACCTTGATGCCGGGGATATATTTAGTGGAAACCCGGTAGTAGATTTAGAGTATGGCAAGCCAATTGTTGAAGTTTTAAACTCTATGGAACTTGATGCGATGGTTATTGGGAACCATGAATTTGACTACGGCCAGGAGAACTTTGCTCTTCGCGAGGAAGAATCAGATTTTCCTTGGATTAGTGCCAATATGGAAGTAGTTGATGACTCGATTGCTATTGAGCAGCCGGATCCTTACATTGAGTTTGACCTTGATGGTGTTACTGTTGGGATTCTCGGTCTAACTGAAACACCTCCATCCACAGCACCGGCCGGCATTGTGGGAATTGATTTCCACGATCCGTTTGCTACTGCAGCAGAGTATGCGCACAAAGCAGACGAAGTGGACGTTTTTGTAGCCCTTACCCACCACGGCTACACTGAGGACCGTAAACTTGCAGAACAGGTGGACTTTTTCGATATTATCATCGGAGGGCACTCCCACACGAGACTAACATCTCCGCAGGTTGTGAACGGTACGCCAATCGTTCAGGCAGGGGCGAATGGTACCGATGTTGGTAACCTGACAATTTCTGTTGACGAAGATACACGGGAAGTAACTGGTGTGGAAGGCTTCCTCCAGGGGACAAGTGCCCTAACCGACGTACATGAACCAACGCAGGAGATTATCGATTACTGGAACGAACTCATGGGTGAGTACCTTGACTATGAGATTGGGTATTCCAACACTGGACTTTCAAGAGCAGGACGTACGGTCCGTGACGCTCCTCTGGGCAACTTCTGGACGGATGCGATGAGAGAAGCGGGCGATGCGGATATCGCGCTTACAAACAACGGTGGCATCCGTGCAGATATCGGAACAGGTGCTTTGACGCGCCGCGATATTTATACGGTAGAGCCTTTTGCTAATCAGATTATGGTATTTGAAATGACCGGTCAGGCTGTGTACGATGTGATTGAATTCTCATACAGCCGTCGTAATTCAGTAGATTTACAGACTTCCGGTCTCCATTACGATATTTTCACATACGATTCAGGAAACTTTTATGATGCAGAAATGACAGTGGACGGAGAGCCGCTTGATATGGATGCAACCTACAGAGTTTCCGTAGCTGATTACATCGGTACCGGCGGTGGCGGATACAGCTTTGAAGGTGAGCACGTTGACGATGTGGGTCTGATGACTGATGCGATGATGGACTTCGCTGAACAGCTTACAGAAGCCGGCGAAGATATTGATTATCCTTCAAACGAAGGCAGAATCAGCATCAGCGTATCTGATGAGGCACCGATCGAAGGTGAAATCATCGGTGAAACTGAAAATGGTCTAAGCTCTGTTAACAACGCTCTAGGGGACAGCGGACTTGGCAACCTCTATACCGATTCTGTCCGTGAAAAAACAGATGCAGACGCAGCCATTCTTAACGCTTCGTCCATTGATGGGAACATCGCACCAGGTCCCATCACGGATAAAATGATTGAAGGCCTTGACGGTTTCGGAAACGAAATTGTAACAGTGGATACAACAGGGGACCGCATGAAAGAAGTTCTCCTTGGTCAGGCCAACTACCATGGCGGTGTGGACGTGCAGGTTTCCGGCCTGAAATATGAGCTTGTGGAAGGAGATGAAACGTCAGACCGTTTCGACTCTATCAATCTCTTTTTTGAAGACGGAACACCGGTTGAAGATGAAGACGTATTCCATGTGGGTTACAACGATTTCATGCATGGACAGGGCTTCTACAACCTCGGTGATGAAAACGTAAATGATGACTACGGTAAAGTGTGGGAATCCATTGTTGAATATGTGGAAAACCACGAAGGACCGATTGATTATGTTGAAGGTGAAAGAATTTCAATTGACTACAAAGAAGGCGATGGTCCTGGACCAGGTCCGGTACCGGGCGATGCCCTGACTGTAGCGGAAGCAATTGAAAACCAGGGACAGGATGCTGAAGTCGTGGGTTACATTGTTGGTCACATTACATCCACAAACAATGTGAACTTCACACCTCCGTTTGCCAATGACTTTAACTTTGCCATGGCTGATTCCGCAGATGAGACGAACCTTGACAACATGCTTTTCGTCCAGGTGCCAGCTTCCTTCCGCGGCAACTTCGGACTTTCATCAAATCCTGAAAATGTGGGTGAGCGTGTACTTGTTGATGGCAGCCTGCAGGCTTACTTTCAGCGGCCGGGACTCCAGGGAGCGACTTCTTTTGACTTTGTAGGTGAAGAAGAAGATCCTTACGAACCGGTTTCCATCGCAGAAGCTCGCGAGATTCCAAATGGTGAAAAGGTAACTGTTGAAGGAACTGTCACTTCAAATCCCGGTGGATGGGGAGCATACGGCTTCTATCTTCAGGATGAGACAGCAGGTATTTACGTATACCACACAGACGATGAAGGTGTTGAAAAAGGCGACACGGTTCTGCTTACCGGTGAGCGCGATGCGTTTAACGGTGAACTGCAGATCTCAAACCTTGAAAATGTAGAAGTAACAGGTACAGCAGACGTACCGGCACCACTTGAACTTACTCCTTCGGAAGTAGGAGTTGAAAACGAGTCACAGCTCGTTAAACTTTCCGACGTTACCATTGAAAACCTTCAGGCACAAGGAAACTTTGGAACATTTGAATTCGACGCTGTTTCCGGCGATGAATCCATCCTGATCCGTGTGGATAACCGTACAGGACTTGACTACGACAGCTTTGCCTTTGAAAATGGTGACGTAGTGGATGTGACAGGACTATCCAGCCGCTTCCATGACACGGTTCAGGTAAAACCACGAGGCGAGGACGATATTGTTCCTGCTGAAGAAGAGGAAGAAGAGGACAACGTCCGCCGTATCTATGGAGAGGACCGTTATGAAACATCTCTTGCTCTTGCTGATGAAATCGAAAACAACTCTCTTGACTATGTATTCCTTGCTTCCGGCTCCAACTTCGCAGATGCCCTTGCCGGCGGTGCGCTTAACCAGAGCCTGAACGGAACCGTTCTTCTTGTTCATCCGGACGAAGCGCGTGTTGCCGCTGCGATGGACAAAACTGCTGAGCTTCTTAAGGCGGACGGAGAAGTCATTGTCCTTGGCGGAGAAGCAGCTGTTGATGCAGCCATCTATGAGGCATTTGATGCAGAATTTGATGTGGAACGGGTATACGGGGAGAACCGTGCACAGACGTCCATTGAGATTGCAAACCTTGTAAATCCTGATGCTGACGAAGTGTTCGTTGTTTCCGGTGCAGACTTTGCGGATGCGCTGTCAATTGTGCCTTTCGCAGCTAAAACGGAAACACCGATCCTCCTGAACTGGAGCAGCAGCGTACTAAGTGATGATATCCATGCTTACGTAACGGAGCAGGGAATCAGCACTGTGACCGTGATCGGCGGACCTGCAGCGGTACCAAACGACGCCGTTGCCGAGCTCGTTAACGCCGGCGCAAGTGTTGCACGCGTATATGGCAGCAACCGATATGAAACGTCTGTTGCCGTGAAGAGCACGTTCTTCCCGAACGCTGAGAAGACCGGTATTGCCAGCGGTCAGACATTCCCTGATGCTCTGTCAGCAGGACGCTTTGCACTTGATCATGACATGCCGATTCTTCTTACGAGCAGAGACAGCCTTCCAGCTGCAGTAGAAGCACACCTTGACAGCAGCCCTGTCGAGCGCGCTTATATCTTCGGTGGACCAAACGCTGTATCTGATGAAGTGAAAAGCTATTTTGAATAA
- the smpB gene encoding SsrA-binding protein SmpB yields the protein MANGKLVAQNKKARHDYHIEETYEAGMVLTGTEIKSIRAGRINLKDSFARVSNGEAWVHNMHISHYEQGNRYNHDPVRTRKLLLHKKQISQLIGHTKEKGYTLVPLKVYLKNGYAKILVGLGKGKKKFDKRHDLKEKAAKRDIERAFKDHQLGR from the coding sequence ATGGCAAACGGAAAACTGGTTGCACAAAATAAAAAAGCACGGCACGATTATCATATTGAAGAAACGTATGAAGCAGGGATGGTTCTGACAGGGACGGAAATCAAGTCCATACGTGCAGGACGGATCAACCTGAAGGACTCGTTTGCACGGGTCAGTAATGGTGAAGCCTGGGTTCATAATATGCATATCAGCCATTATGAACAGGGAAACCGCTATAATCATGATCCTGTGAGAACGCGGAAGCTTCTACTTCATAAAAAACAGATCAGTCAGCTGATCGGTCATACGAAGGAAAAAGGCTACACTCTTGTTCCTCTTAAGGTATATCTGAAAAACGGGTACGCTAAAATTCTCGTTGGTCTCGGAAAAGGGAAAAAGAAGTTCGACAAGCGGCATGATTTGAAGGAAAAAGCCGCAAAGCGGGATATCGAGCGGGCATTTAAAGATCATCAGCTCGGCCGGTAA